Part of the Methylophaga nitratireducenticrescens genome is shown below.
CCTCGATGCGCAGGCAGAGGGCATGCCCATTGTGTTGGAACGTAAAGATAATGCCGATCTGAAGGCCGTAATGTCGAATAGTTTTGGCTTTGGCGGAACCAATGCCTGTCTGGTGTTTGAAAAAATCTAATGCAAAATAAAATCACCCTTGGTGTTAAGCCAAGGGTGATTTTTTAGTTTAAATCCGCATCGGTAACAGGGCCACGTTTTCCCGCCAAAGCTTCCTGCATCAACCCCACTAATTGCTGTTTTTTCACTTCATCATCCAAATGTTTTGAACTGAATGTGATGCCAAAACGATCGGCATATTGTTTGACCAGAATCATTAATATTGCTTCCTCCACGTTCACTCTCTCCAAATTTTTCAATCAGACATTATAACGTGTCAGGGCCTATTTTTCTTTCATTGACACCTCTGTTGTGACTGAAAATGTACCAATCAAGGCACGAGAAGTGAAGTTTGTGAGATACATCCATGTATCTCACCCCTTTGGGGCTTACGCTCAAAAACGTTCCTGACGTTTTTGTAGTCATTCTAAATAAACGACGAGCAACGAAGAGTGGTACATTTTCAGCCACACCCAGAAGGGCTGGGACTATTTTTCCGCCCTACTGCGTTGGAAATGATTTATGTAGAATAACAACACTACATCATTTCCGCCTTGCTGGACGAAAAAATAGCCTCCAGCAGTGGTGTCTATGAAAGAAAAACAGGCCCTAAGTAATCACTATGAAATTACACTATCAATCTATTGGGCAGGGTGAGCCATTAGTTATCCTGCATGGTTTATTCGGTTCATCAGATAACTGGCGTAGCATCGCCTCAGCCTTATCAGAAAAGCGACAGGTTATCAGTGTTGATCTGCGAAATCATGGCCGTTCCTTTCATCATCCTCAGCAAACATTTGAATTAATGGCTGAAGATCTGCTGAATTTACAGGATGAATTAGAGTTATCAACAATCGATCTTATGGGACATTCGCTTGGTGGAAAAACAGCGATGCAATTTGCCCAAACGTTTGCTGACCGTCTCGGCAGACTTATTGTTGTTGATATTGCTCCTCGCCAATATCCCGATGAGCATAGTATTATTTTCAAAGCGTTATTGGCATTAGATCTGTCAAAATTTTCATCGCGAACAGAAGCGAGTGAAGCTCTGGTGGATACACTGCCTGATCCTATGGTGCGTCAGTTTCTATTGCTGAATATGCAAAAAGCCGATCAAGGGTTTAGCTGGCGTATTAATTTGCAGGCTTTATTTTGCAGTTATCCAGGTTTGCTCCAAAGTGTAGAACCAGATGGTCCTGTGGAAACACCGACACTGTTTATCAGTGGGGAAAAATCTGATTATGTAACTGACAAAGATTGGCAGCATATTAAGACACTTTATCCTCAGGCAGAACATGTGATGATCGATGGTGCGGGACACTGGGTGCATGCCGAAAAACCCGATATTTTTATTCAGCAGGTAAACAGGTATCTTGCAGATGATTAATGCCGATTTATTAAAACAGCTAATTGAATTCCGCCGTGAGCGAGACTGGGAACAGTTCCATAATCCTAAAGATATAGCGATTTCATTATCCATCGAAGCGGCTGAACTGCTGGAATGGTTTCAATGGCGTAACATGACCGAAATTATGCAAATGTTGGAGACGGATAAACGTGAAGCTCTGGAAGATGAAATAGCCGATGTTGCTGTATATCTGAGCTACCTTTGTCATGATCTGAATATCGATATTGAACAGGCCATACAACGTAAAATGCAGAAAAATGCGGCTAAATATCCGGTTGATAAAGTCAAAGGACGGGCTGACAAATATAATGAATATTCATAAAGCAGCTACAAAGTGCTAGCATCTGCGCTTTGATTTTCTGCCCGTAGAGGTCGTTTCTTCATGAAAGCCATCGTGTTGCTGATTCAATGTGCCGACCAGAAAGGTTTGCTGGCCGGTATAACCGGTTTTTTTGCTGAGCGTGGTTACAATATCCTGCATTGCCAGCAATATACCGATACCGAGCACGGTCGTTATTTCATGCGCCTCAAGGTGGAAGATGAGGCTCAGTTACCCCATGAAATACTTCATCAACAATTCAACCTGTTAGCACAAACAATGAAACTGACTTGGTCTGTGCATTTCACCGATGTGCCATACCGCGTTGCCTTGCTGGTGACCCGAGCTTCACATTGTCCTTATGACTTACTATTGCGTGAGCTGGAAGGTGAGTTGAAATGTGAGATTCCCGTGATTATTGGAAACCATCCTGAATTGGAGAATATGGCGCGCCAGTTCAACAAACCGTTTTATCACCTACCCATTACCAAAGAAACCAAACAGCAACAGGAAGCACAAATTAGATCATTACTCTCCGAGTATCAGATTGATCTGGTGGTGATGGCGCGCTATATGCAAATTTTGTCAGAGCAGTTTGTCAAAGAGTTTACCGGTAAGGTTATCAATATTCACCATGGGTTTTTGCCCGCTTTCCAAGGTGCAAAGCCTTATCATCAAGCATACGAGCGTGGCGTGAAGCTGATCGGCGCCACCGCACATTACGCCACCGCTGAACTTGATGAAGGCCCGATCATCGAACAGGATGTCGAACGGGTTCGTCATGATAATAGCCCGGCAGACCTAGTGATGATTGGTAAGGATATTGAACGTCTGGTTTTGGCACGTGCAGTGAAAGCCCATATCGAACACCGTATTATTGTCAGCGGCCGTCGCACTATCGTTTTTGCAGAAGGTGCCTGATAGTCTGATCCAGATTACTATAAACATAATAAAAGTGAATACAGGACAA
Proteins encoded:
- a CDS encoding alpha/beta fold hydrolase translates to MKLHYQSIGQGEPLVILHGLFGSSDNWRSIASALSEKRQVISVDLRNHGRSFHHPQQTFELMAEDLLNLQDELELSTIDLMGHSLGGKTAMQFAQTFADRLGRLIVVDIAPRQYPDEHSIIFKALLALDLSKFSSRTEASEALVDTLPDPMVRQFLLLNMQKADQGFSWRINLQALFCSYPGLLQSVEPDGPVETPTLFISGEKSDYVTDKDWQHIKTLYPQAEHVMIDGAGHWVHAEKPDIFIQQVNRYLADD
- a CDS encoding nucleotide pyrophosphohydrolase is translated as MINADLLKQLIEFRRERDWEQFHNPKDIAISLSIEAAELLEWFQWRNMTEIMQMLETDKREALEDEIADVAVYLSYLCHDLNIDIEQAIQRKMQKNAAKYPVDKVKGRADKYNEYS
- the purU gene encoding formyltetrahydrofolate deformylase, coding for MKAIVLLIQCADQKGLLAGITGFFAERGYNILHCQQYTDTEHGRYFMRLKVEDEAQLPHEILHQQFNLLAQTMKLTWSVHFTDVPYRVALLVTRASHCPYDLLLRELEGELKCEIPVIIGNHPELENMARQFNKPFYHLPITKETKQQQEAQIRSLLSEYQIDLVVMARYMQILSEQFVKEFTGKVINIHHGFLPAFQGAKPYHQAYERGVKLIGATAHYATAELDEGPIIEQDVERVRHDNSPADLVMIGKDIERLVLARAVKAHIEHRIIVSGRRTIVFAEGA